A DNA window from Streptomyces parvus contains the following coding sequences:
- a CDS encoding TerD family protein, with the protein MAVSLSKGGNVSLTKEAPGLTAVTVGLGWDVRTTTGTDFDLDASAIAVNPTGKVVSDGHFVFFNNKSTPDQTIVHTGDNVTGEGEGDDEQINVNLAGLPADVDKIVFPVSIYDAETRSQNFGQVRNAFIRILNQAGGAEIARYDLSEDAATETAMVFGELYRNGAEWKFRAVGQGYASGLRGIAQDFGVNL; encoded by the coding sequence ATGGCAGTAAGCCTGTCCAAGGGCGGCAACGTCTCGCTCACCAAGGAGGCACCGGGCCTTACCGCCGTCACGGTCGGCCTCGGCTGGGACGTCCGCACCACCACCGGCACCGACTTCGACCTCGACGCCTCGGCGATCGCGGTCAACCCGACGGGGAAGGTCGTCTCGGACGGACACTTCGTCTTCTTCAACAACAAGTCGACGCCGGACCAGACCATCGTGCACACCGGTGACAACGTCACGGGTGAGGGCGAGGGCGACGACGAGCAGATCAACGTCAACCTGGCGGGCCTGCCGGCCGACGTGGACAAGATCGTCTTCCCGGTCTCCATCTACGACGCCGAGACCCGCAGCCAGAACTTCGGCCAGGTCCGCAACGCGTTCATCCGCATCCTCAACCAGGCCGGCGGCGCCGAGATCGCCCGCTACGACCTGAGCGAGGACGCCGCCACCGAGACCGCCATGGTCTTCGGCGAGCTCTACCGCAACGGCGCCGAGTGGAAGTTCCGCGCGGTCGGCCAGGGGTACGCCTCCGGCCTGCGCGGCATCGCCCAGGACTTCGGCGTCAACCTCTGA
- a CDS encoding M4 family metallopeptidase, whose amino-acid sequence MNLHTTPHNSRAPRTTRRLAALAAVAAMVVAGVQAGSAVAAPDDDARTTAEKPATAAVLGVNPSAQRATAIKSAQAEASSAAKALKLGGREKLIARDVIKDAQGTVHTRYERTYDGLPVLGGDLVTHTTADGKLKSVDKATDAKIAVASTTPELKAAASARKVIYAGGENPVLAWETVKKGVQKDGTPSRVHTITDATTGKKLHSYEAIETGTGNSQYSGEVEITTTKSDAGFELTDGERGGHKTYDLNQGSSGTGDLVTDDDDTWGDGTGEDRQTAAVDAHYGAAKTWDFYKTALGRDGIAGDGKAAYSRVHYGENYVNAFWDDSCFCMTYGDGEGNKNALTSIDVAAHEMTHGLTSATANLDYAGESGGLNEATSDILGASVEFFADNASDAGDYLIGEKIDINGDGTPLRYMDKPSKDGNSADFWDENLGDLDVHHSSGVANHFFYLLAEGSGKKTVNGVEYDSPTSDGSTLTGIGREKAYQIWYKALSVYMTSTTDYAGARVATEKAATDLFGADSGELKAVSATWTGVNVK is encoded by the coding sequence ATGAACCTCCACACCACCCCCCACAACTCCCGCGCCCCGCGCACCACGCGTCGACTCGCAGCACTCGCGGCCGTGGCCGCGATGGTCGTCGCCGGTGTCCAGGCCGGATCCGCCGTCGCCGCACCCGACGACGACGCCCGCACCACCGCGGAGAAGCCCGCCACGGCCGCCGTCCTCGGCGTGAACCCCTCCGCCCAGCGCGCCACCGCCATCAAGTCGGCGCAGGCGGAGGCCTCCTCGGCGGCGAAGGCCCTGAAGCTCGGCGGCCGGGAGAAGCTGATCGCCCGCGACGTCATCAAGGACGCCCAGGGCACCGTCCACACCCGCTACGAGCGCACCTACGACGGCCTGCCCGTCCTCGGCGGCGACCTCGTCACCCACACCACCGCCGACGGCAAGCTCAAGAGCGTCGACAAGGCGACCGACGCGAAGATAGCCGTGGCGTCCACGACGCCGGAACTGAAGGCCGCGGCGAGCGCACGCAAGGTGATCTACGCGGGCGGCGAGAACCCGGTCCTCGCCTGGGAGACCGTCAAGAAGGGCGTCCAGAAGGACGGCACGCCCAGCCGCGTCCACACCATCACCGACGCCACCACCGGCAAGAAGCTGCACAGCTACGAGGCGATCGAGACCGGCACCGGCAACAGCCAGTACAGCGGCGAGGTCGAGATCACCACGACGAAGTCCGACGCGGGCTTCGAGCTGACCGACGGCGAGCGCGGCGGACACAAGACGTACGACCTGAACCAGGGCTCCTCCGGCACCGGCGACCTCGTCACGGACGACGACGACACCTGGGGCGACGGCACCGGCGAGGACCGGCAGACCGCCGCCGTCGACGCCCACTACGGCGCGGCGAAGACCTGGGACTTCTACAAGACGGCCCTCGGGCGCGACGGCATCGCGGGCGACGGCAAGGCCGCCTACTCCCGGGTCCACTACGGCGAGAACTACGTCAACGCCTTCTGGGACGACAGCTGCTTCTGCATGACGTACGGCGACGGCGAGGGCAACAAGAACGCCCTCACCTCCATCGACGTCGCGGCCCACGAGATGACCCACGGCCTCACCTCCGCCACCGCCAACCTGGACTACGCGGGCGAGTCCGGCGGCCTCAACGAGGCGACAAGCGACATCCTCGGCGCCTCGGTGGAGTTCTTCGCCGACAACGCGTCGGACGCCGGTGACTACCTCATCGGCGAGAAGATCGACATCAACGGCGACGGCACCCCGCTGCGCTACATGGACAAGCCCTCCAAGGACGGCAACTCCGCCGACTTCTGGGACGAGAACCTCGGCGACCTGGACGTCCACCACTCCTCCGGCGTCGCCAACCACTTCTTCTACCTGCTCGCCGAGGGCAGCGGAAAGAAGACGGTCAACGGTGTCGAGTACGACTCCCCGACCTCCGACGGTTCGACGCTGACGGGCATCGGGCGGGAGAAGGCGTACCAGATCTGGTACAAGGCGCTCTCGGTCTACATGACCTCCACCACCGACTACGCCGGCGCGCGGGTCGCGACCGAGAAGGCGGCGACCGACCTGTTCGGGGCGGACAGCGGGGAGCTGAAGGCGGTCTCGGCCACCTGGACCGGGGTCAACGTCAAGTAG